One Pseudomonadota bacterium genomic window carries:
- a CDS encoding TonB-dependent receptor, giving the protein MSGNWLKINFMKIVVMLMVISVLNFNFLPLEAATTMDEIVVTATRMEEKSFDVPTPIESVSAETLTINSPATAAQSLDELPGVSLNRSGFWNVKPVIRGLGNSRVMVLIDGDRENNLWAGRSPLIPFIDAGNVERIEVIKGPASVLYGTDALGGVINIITKSPDFAKTDKWSFLNSVEVRYSSVDEGWFGRYALSGGGYGFDFELTVGARDADDYQDGAGDDVENSQFENQFLDFKGRYFINDDHDLSMSIRSNDIDDMGVTKKQGARYSHFDKFDTDTYKLAYHGRNLGWLKNLQIKSWYVDQERSYEADIPSLEKPIYKLKGNEFETSALGALLQGQVDFSQNNRLIFGCEFVAEEADGDEYITVKKNKKNITVKNLTFKPIPDCDRDHFGVFAQDEIFFKDQLTLLAGLRYDYFVANADDAPFTTDVYDKKGENIIKSKTSINHFSRKSDDAVTFNLGILYVLTEHIHLTSNFSSGFRAPDMFERYSTRSSTYMIIGNPDLDPEYSYNADIGFKLNYQRLRGSCNTFYTRVEDYIELANTGRDFAGMETREFINVDDAELYGADGSLEFDLLDELMLFGNVAYVVGRDRKSHDRLNDIPPLNGILGARWHDELTNGLHYWFEFSGNFFDRQDHPAKAEKETPGYSFFNLRSGIKFDYAAFKDITLTLNIENLFDKKYRNHLNEADFYNDPGLNVITSLKFSF; this is encoded by the coding sequence ATGAGTGGTAATTGGTTAAAGATAAATTTTATGAAAATCGTGGTTATGCTGATGGTCATAAGTGTGCTGAATTTTAATTTTCTTCCGCTTGAAGCGGCGACCACCATGGATGAAATAGTGGTAACCGCGACCCGCATGGAGGAAAAAAGCTTTGACGTCCCGACTCCGATCGAGTCGGTTTCAGCTGAAACCCTGACTATCAATAGTCCGGCAACTGCGGCTCAGTCTCTGGATGAACTGCCCGGAGTGTCGCTTAACAGAAGCGGCTTCTGGAACGTAAAACCGGTAATTCGCGGTCTTGGCAATAGCCGGGTTATGGTTTTGATCGATGGTGACCGGGAAAATAATCTCTGGGCCGGGCGCTCACCATTAATCCCCTTTATCGATGCCGGTAATGTTGAACGAATTGAGGTTATCAAAGGGCCAGCCTCGGTTCTTTATGGTACCGACGCTCTGGGCGGAGTTATCAATATCATAACCAAAAGTCCTGATTTTGCCAAAACTGATAAATGGTCATTTTTAAATAGCGTTGAAGTCCGTTACTCATCAGTAGACGAGGGCTGGTTCGGGCGCTACGCCTTAAGTGGTGGTGGTTACGGTTTTGATTTTGAACTCACGGTTGGAGCCCGGGATGCCGACGACTATCAGGACGGGGCTGGAGATGATGTCGAGAACAGCCAGTTTGAAAATCAGTTCCTCGATTTTAAGGGTCGTTATTTCATTAACGATGATCACGACTTGAGTATGTCCATAAGAAGCAATGATATTGATGACATGGGGGTGACAAAAAAACAGGGGGCCAGGTATTCTCATTTTGACAAATTTGATACTGACACCTACAAACTGGCTTATCATGGTCGTAATCTGGGATGGCTCAAAAATCTCCAGATAAAAAGCTGGTACGTCGACCAGGAGCGCAGTTATGAGGCTGATATTCCGAGCCTGGAAAAACCGATCTACAAATTAAAGGGCAATGAGTTTGAAACCTCAGCCCTGGGTGCTTTACTCCAGGGGCAGGTTGATTTCAGTCAAAATAACCGCCTGATTTTTGGTTGTGAATTTGTCGCCGAAGAGGCTGACGGCGACGAATATATCACGGTCAAAAAAAATAAAAAAAATATTACCGTCAAAAATCTTACTTTTAAACCGATACCGGACTGTGATCGGGATCATTTCGGTGTCTTTGCCCAGGATGAAATTTTCTTCAAAGATCAACTGACACTGCTCGCCGGTCTCCGTTACGACTACTTTGTTGCCAATGCCGATGATGCACCGTTTACAACCGATGTGTACGACAAAAAAGGCGAAAATATTATCAAGTCAAAGACTTCGATCAACCATTTCAGCCGGAAAAGTGATGACGCAGTTACGTTTAATCTCGGCATTCTCTATGTTCTTACCGAACATATTCATTTGACCAGCAATTTCTCTTCCGGCTTCCGGGCTCCCGATATGTTTGAACGCTATTCAACCAGAAGCAGCACTTACATGATTATCGGCAACCCCGATCTCGACCCCGAATACTCTTACAATGCCGATATCGGATTCAAACTTAATTATCAACGTCTCAGAGGTTCCTGCAACACTTTCTACACCCGGGTAGAAGACTATATCGAACTCGCCAATACGGGTCGAGATTTTGCCGGCATGGAAACGCGAGAATTTATCAATGTCGATGACGCGGAACTCTATGGCGCCGACGGTTCCCTGGAGTTTGATTTGTTAGACGAACTGATGCTTTTTGGTAACGTGGCCTATGTTGTCGGCCGTGATCGTAAAAGTCACGATCGCCTGAATGATATTCCACCGCTCAATGGTATCTTGGGGGCCCGCTGGCACGATGAACTGACTAATGGGCTGCACTACTGGTTTGAGTTCAGCGGCAATTTTTTTGACCGCCAGGATCATCCCGCCAAAGCTGAAAAAGAAACCCCCGGCTACTCATTTTTCAATCTTCGCAGTGGCATAAAATTTGACTATGCCGCTTTCAAGGATATTACTTTAACCTTAAATATCGAGAACCTTTTCGATAAAAAGTACCGCAACCATTTAAATGAGGCGGATTTTTATAACGATCCCGGTCTGAATGTAATCACATCGCTGAAATTTTCTTTTTAA